In one window of Psychrobacter sp. P2G3 DNA:
- a CDS encoding DUF4377 domain-containing protein yields MKKLAIAAFAATFALAGCSTMGLDDERTMVVEGQAVNVKVVNIPSFKVEIAPRKALCERMDTTGNTVETQCLQYRQSYQKNYNTLNGNIQGFTYEPNYRYMLDVRQEALADTASGVVKPVWILNEVISKTAE; encoded by the coding sequence ATGAAAAAGTTAGCAATTGCAGCATTTGCAGCCACTTTTGCATTGGCAGGTTGTTCTACGATGGGTTTAGATGACGAGCGTACCATGGTTGTAGAAGGCCAAGCGGTAAATGTCAAAGTAGTTAATATTCCAAGCTTCAAAGTAGAAATCGCACCACGTAAAGCGCTTTGTGAGCGTATGGATACTACTGGTAATACAGTCGAAACTCAGTGCCTACAATATCGTCAGAGCTATCAGAAGAACTACAACACGTTAAACGGTAACATCCAAGGTTTTACGTATGAGCCAAACTATCGTTATATGCTAGATGTACGTCAAGAAGCGCTTGCTGATACCGCGTCTGGTGTGGTTAAGCCTGTTTGGATCTTGAATGAAGTAATTTCAAAAACTGCTGAATAA
- a CDS encoding L-serine ammonia-lyase, with protein MMISVFDLFKIGIGPSSSHTVGPMIAANLFLASLSKQSELTDIKRLEIELYGSLAATGKGHATDTAILLGLLGHTPSTIDTRLTSQYLTPIFSDKELNVAGSHVIAFDTERDIYWYDDTVLPYHPNALTIRAILADDTHYQQTYYSVGGGFVINDDDAHNPDEDHGTPTIDIVPYPFNTAAELLEQCRQHDLSVSELVLANECHYRDKEEIFAYLDSIWEVMQECVKQGCQNSGILPGGLDVKRRAQALHLQLCAEKDQPSTKNDKLAAMDWVDLYALAVNEENANGGNVVTAPTNGAAGIIPAVMCYYRDFLASYSQEGARKFLLNSTAIGSLIKQNASISGAEVGCQGEVGSACAMAASALAEIMGGDPAKCLNAAEIGIEHNLGLTCDPVGGLVQVPCIERNAMGAVKAINAARLACRGNGQHFVSLDKAIETMKQTGADMSDKYKETARGGLAVYADNRIPTATHGVSVNYSQC; from the coding sequence ATTATGATTAGTGTATTTGATTTATTTAAAATTGGTATTGGCCCTTCAAGCTCACATACCGTAGGTCCTATGATAGCAGCTAACTTGTTTTTGGCTTCTTTGAGTAAGCAATCTGAGTTGACTGATATCAAGAGATTAGAGATTGAACTATATGGTTCACTCGCTGCGACAGGTAAAGGTCATGCTACCGATACAGCCATTCTCTTAGGCTTACTTGGACACACCCCAAGTACTATTGATACGCGATTGACCAGCCAATATCTTACGCCGATTTTTTCAGATAAAGAGCTGAATGTTGCAGGTTCGCACGTCATTGCCTTTGACACAGAGCGTGATATCTACTGGTACGATGATACTGTCCTACCCTACCATCCTAATGCGCTAACGATTCGTGCCATATTGGCAGACGATACTCATTACCAGCAAACTTATTACTCAGTCGGCGGTGGCTTCGTTATTAATGACGATGATGCTCATAATCCAGATGAGGATCATGGTACACCAACGATTGATATAGTCCCTTACCCTTTTAATACGGCAGCAGAGCTTCTTGAGCAATGTCGTCAACATGACTTAAGTGTTAGTGAGCTAGTATTAGCAAACGAATGCCATTATCGTGATAAAGAAGAAATTTTTGCCTATCTAGATTCTATCTGGGAAGTGATGCAAGAATGCGTTAAGCAAGGTTGTCAAAACAGCGGTATATTACCAGGCGGCTTAGATGTTAAACGCCGTGCTCAAGCGCTGCACTTACAGCTGTGTGCAGAAAAAGATCAGCCGAGTACAAAAAACGATAAGCTTGCAGCAATGGATTGGGTTGATTTATATGCCCTAGCAGTTAATGAAGAAAACGCCAATGGCGGTAATGTCGTAACGGCTCCAACCAACGGCGCTGCTGGCATCATTCCTGCCGTCATGTGCTATTATCGCGACTTTTTGGCGAGCTACAGTCAAGAAGGTGCTCGCAAATTTCTATTAAACTCTACCGCAATTGGTAGTTTAATCAAACAAAACGCTTCAATATCTGGTGCTGAAGTTGGCTGTCAAGGCGAAGTTGGCTCTGCTTGTGCAATGGCCGCTTCTGCATTGGCAGAGATTATGGGCGGTGACCCTGCCAAATGTCTTAATGCCGCTGAGATTGGGATTGAGCATAATTTAGGTCTTACTTGCGACCCTGTTGGCGGTCTAGTGCAAGTACCTTGTATCGAGCGCAATGCGATGGGCGCAGTAAAAGCTATTAATGCTGCTCGTCTTGCCTGCCGTGGTAACGGTCAGCACTTTGTCTCACTAGATAAAGCTATCGAAACGATGAAACAAACTGGTGCTGATATGTCGGATAAATACAAAGAAACAGCGCGCGGCGGCCTAGCTGTTTATGCCGACAATCGTATACCTACTGCCACCCACGGCGTCAGTGTTAACTATAGCCAGTGTTAA
- a CDS encoding solute carrier family 23 protein, with product MKLTDNPDFDNGRWFPTWRPYRGDLDHNPVGINEYLPPSKSILLGIQHTFAMFGATVLAPLLMGFDPNLAILMSGICTVMFFMITGGRMPSYLGSSFAFIGPVIAVTAYAGVGFNSNLDVALGGIMACGIIYALIGLLVMKTGTGWIERLMPPIVTGAIVMIIGLNLAPVTIQGVSANQFDAWMAALTVLLISSVAVFTRGMLRRLLLLVGLVLSYIAYFVMTNVLGFGTAIDFTSVAAASWFGLPSIHAPRFEMSAIILIAPVAFILVAENLGHFKAVEGMTKSRVTPYMGRAFFADGVATTFSAGFGGTGVTTYAENIGVMAVTKVYSTTIFVIAGLVAILLGLSPKFGAIIQTIPPALLGGASIVVFGLIAIAGVKIWIDSHIDFSKNSNLIIAAVTVIMGTGNFSLHLGGFDLGGIGTATLTAIVLNALFNSQKD from the coding sequence ATGAAACTAACAGATAATCCAGACTTTGATAATGGGCGTTGGTTCCCTACATGGCGACCTTACCGTGGCGATCTTGACCACAATCCTGTCGGTATTAACGAGTATCTACCACCTTCTAAGAGTATCTTGCTTGGTATTCAACATACCTTTGCTATGTTTGGCGCGACCGTCCTTGCGCCGCTATTAATGGGTTTTGATCCCAACCTAGCTATTTTGATGTCAGGTATCTGTACGGTGATGTTCTTTATGATTACCGGTGGGCGCATGCCTAGTTACCTAGGCTCAAGCTTTGCTTTTATTGGTCCAGTAATTGCTGTCACTGCTTATGCAGGCGTAGGCTTCAATAGCAATTTAGATGTCGCTTTGGGCGGCATTATGGCCTGTGGTATTATCTATGCGCTAATAGGTTTATTGGTGATGAAGACTGGTACGGGATGGATTGAGCGCCTGATGCCACCTATCGTCACTGGCGCGATTGTAATGATTATCGGTCTTAATCTAGCACCAGTTACTATCCAAGGCGTATCGGCCAATCAGTTCGATGCATGGATGGCGGCACTGACTGTGCTACTAATCAGTAGCGTGGCAGTATTCACACGCGGGATGCTGAGACGTTTGTTATTATTGGTTGGTTTGGTATTATCGTATATCGCCTATTTTGTGATGACGAACGTGCTAGGTTTTGGCACGGCGATTGATTTTACTAGTGTGGCTGCTGCTTCATGGTTTGGTTTGCCAAGTATTCATGCACCGCGCTTTGAGATGAGCGCTATTATCTTGATTGCACCTGTAGCATTTATTCTTGTCGCTGAAAACCTTGGACACTTTAAAGCAGTAGAGGGAATGACCAAATCACGCGTTACTCCTTATATGGGTCGCGCGTTTTTTGCTGATGGCGTGGCAACGACATTCTCAGCAGGCTTTGGCGGTACTGGTGTAACGACTTATGCTGAAAACATCGGCGTAATGGCAGTAACCAAGGTTTATAGTACGACTATTTTTGTCATAGCGGGTCTAGTCGCTATTTTACTAGGACTATCACCAAAGTTTGGCGCTATTATTCAGACTATTCCTCCAGCATTATTGGGCGGCGCTTCTATCGTAGTGTTTGGCTTGATTGCTATTGCTGGCGTGAAAATTTGGATAGACAGTCATATTGATTTTAGCAAAAACAGCAATCTAATTATTGCTGCGGTCACTGTGATTATGGGTACAGGTAACTTTAGCCTGCACCTAGGTGGTTTTGATTTGGGTGGTATTGGTACGGCAACTTTGACGGCTATCGTGCTTAATGCATTGTTTAACAGCCAAAAAGATTAA
- a CDS encoding DMT family transporter — protein MAVASSRCASIGLTIGCIIFGLGSLIVAHVDIGGWAMAFWRLAISGVIFAVLAKLTGQRMPRSRRAIFYGLLSGVFLGLDLALWHESIYAVGPGISTLLNSLQIFFLAAIGFLYFSERQSILQLLSLCLAMLGVAMIGSPEFAHNSDATWGFIAGIVSGAMLAASMTFIRKTHDTEPTPIFVLMQLISIGGVFAMIVPMFVFDMGNIMPNTWSELGWVLVYGAVMQCVAWGLIAYSIPKLSLALTGLLLLTEPVAALIIDYSWLDKPINTLQWSGALLTMFAIYLGSVKPKPRALRRYRFFSRFYKRKYK, from the coding sequence ATGGCTGTTGCCTCTTCACGTTGTGCATCCATCGGCTTAACGATTGGTTGTATTATTTTTGGCTTAGGAAGCCTAATCGTAGCCCATGTCGATATTGGCGGTTGGGCAATGGCGTTTTGGCGTCTTGCTATTTCAGGTGTCATATTTGCGGTATTGGCTAAATTGACTGGTCAGCGGATGCCACGTTCAAGGCGTGCAATCTTTTACGGCTTATTATCGGGAGTATTTTTAGGATTAGACTTAGCGCTTTGGCATGAGAGTATTTATGCTGTTGGCCCCGGTATTTCAACCTTACTTAATAGTTTGCAGATTTTCTTTTTAGCTGCAATTGGTTTTTTATACTTTAGCGAGCGCCAGTCAATCTTGCAATTGCTGAGTCTGTGCCTAGCGATGCTGGGAGTGGCAATGATTGGTAGCCCTGAGTTTGCCCACAATAGTGACGCTACTTGGGGCTTTATTGCTGGGATTGTATCAGGTGCCATGCTAGCGGCGTCCATGACCTTTATTCGTAAGACTCACGACACAGAACCAACGCCCATATTTGTATTAATGCAATTGATTAGCATTGGTGGAGTGTTCGCTATGATAGTGCCAATGTTTGTTTTTGATATGGGCAATATAATGCCTAACACGTGGTCAGAGCTTGGTTGGGTGTTGGTCTACGGCGCGGTGATGCAATGCGTGGCATGGGGACTGATTGCCTACTCTATTCCTAAACTGTCATTAGCACTGACCGGGTTGCTGCTATTAACTGAACCGGTTGCCGCTTTGATTATTGATTATAGCTGGCTGGACAAACCTATTAACACTTTACAATGGAGCGGCGCGCTACTGACTATGTTCGCCATTTACTTAGGTTCAGTCAAACCTAAGCCACGCGCGCTGCGTCGTTATCGTTTTTTCTCAAGATTTTATAAACGTAAATATAAGTAA
- a CDS encoding WG repeat-containing protein, translated as MSQRSIQKWPIAGQILSKRQSLPLLVSTLSLLQAPRLYLMAGVLLSTIFVMPTAEAASCKTPKSYYKNVACTAASGYFLAVTDFGAPVALIDNKGKRVVDLSRYQKVDADKLSSGLLPVLRHGRVGYINMQGREVIPTIYDMFKGNGGWARPVSEGRIVVKRNGDYGVIGTGNQTIVPFTSTITDIDDYRGGVARIRRNQSTSWLDKNGKTTSDPNAKNENNEAMSASNNASPNNAASNNDPMSAAQIKSPRSTPFTTLQPDQQDGRWGFVDDKNVTMITYSFDEVRPFSEGLAGVRVNNKWGFVNLGGELVIPFRFDNDGLITDSVDSTKNKSSIETETDNENLNVSESEDSIRSTINTESESAFIFKDNKAWVGNLQDGSKICIDKEGSNVSCG; from the coding sequence ATGTCTCAAAGATCTATACAGAAATGGCCAATAGCAGGGCAAATATTATCAAAACGCCAGTCTCTGCCGCTATTAGTATCTACTTTATCACTATTACAAGCGCCACGACTATACTTGATGGCTGGTGTATTGTTAAGTACGATATTTGTTATGCCGACAGCCGAAGCAGCCAGTTGTAAAACACCCAAAAGCTACTATAAAAACGTTGCTTGTACAGCTGCTAGTGGTTATTTCTTGGCGGTAACAGATTTTGGAGCACCGGTTGCATTAATCGATAATAAAGGCAAAAGGGTCGTTGATCTATCACGCTATCAAAAGGTCGATGCTGATAAGTTGTCAAGCGGTCTATTGCCTGTACTACGCCACGGCCGTGTCGGTTACATTAATATGCAAGGTCGTGAGGTCATTCCTACTATTTATGATATGTTCAAGGGTAATGGCGGCTGGGCGCGTCCAGTATCTGAAGGACGTATCGTTGTAAAAAGGAATGGCGACTATGGCGTGATCGGTACAGGCAATCAGACGATTGTACCATTTACATCTACGATCACTGACATTGATGATTATCGAGGCGGGGTAGCACGCATACGTAGAAACCAGTCAACGAGCTGGCTGGACAAAAACGGCAAAACTACTAGTGACCCTAATGCGAAAAATGAAAATAATGAGGCTATGTCTGCTTCAAATAACGCATCACCAAATAATGCAGCGTCGAATAATGATCCAATGTCTGCTGCTCAAATAAAGTCACCAAGATCTACGCCTTTTACAACCTTGCAACCGGATCAGCAAGATGGACGCTGGGGGTTTGTTGATGATAAGAATGTCACTATGATTACTTATTCATTTGACGAAGTACGCCCGTTTTCTGAAGGTTTAGCTGGCGTGCGTGTAAATAATAAATGGGGCTTTGTGAATTTAGGTGGTGAGTTGGTTATCCCATTTCGATTTGATAATGATGGCCTGATTACGGATAGTGTTGATAGTACTAAAAACAAGAGTAGTATTGAGACCGAAACTGATAATGAAAACCTAAATGTTAGTGAAAGCGAAGATAGTATCAGAAGCACAATTAATACTGAAAGCGAGTCTGCATTCATATTTAAAGACAATAAAGCTTGGGTAGGTAATCTTCAAGATGGCAGTAAAATTTGTATTGATAAAGAAGGTAGCAACGTTAGCTGTGGATAA
- a CDS encoding alpha/beta hydrolase: MLDIGDGINLCVEAGGNPENPPLLMIMGLGSQMVFWPDDFIKRLIDAGFFVIRFDNRDIGLSSKVQIEGLPRVSQLKMMLRLQTGLSNKSQQVAYNLTDMAEDTARLIKALNLGSTHLLGASMGGMIAQIVAARYPSLVQGLALMFTTTNRAFLKPPKPKQLYTLINRPESHSERDIVRHSVWFMKTVGTPGHVNVRTVREIAKIRYQRNFHPLGTVQQLNAILASGSISRFSKQVKAPTIVIHGSADGLLPASQGRVVAKTIPNAKFHLIEGMAHDIPAYYQPYLVDLIRNHLLG, from the coding sequence ATGCTAGATATCGGTGATGGCATCAACCTATGCGTCGAAGCTGGCGGTAATCCTGAGAATCCGCCGCTACTTATGATTATGGGCCTTGGCTCACAGATGGTGTTTTGGCCGGACGATTTTATTAAACGTCTGATCGATGCTGGGTTTTTTGTGATTCGTTTTGATAATCGTGATATTGGTCTGTCTTCTAAAGTTCAGATTGAAGGTCTACCGCGTGTTAGCCAACTTAAAATGATGCTGCGTCTGCAAACTGGCCTGTCCAATAAGAGCCAACAGGTTGCCTATAATTTGACCGATATGGCCGAGGATACCGCACGTCTGATTAAAGCCTTGAATCTCGGTAGCACGCATTTACTTGGCGCCTCAATGGGTGGCATGATTGCACAGATTGTTGCAGCGCGTTATCCAAGTTTGGTGCAGGGTTTGGCACTGATGTTTACGACAACCAACCGCGCCTTCTTAAAACCTCCTAAGCCTAAGCAGTTATATACCTTGATTAATCGTCCTGAGAGTCACTCAGAACGTGATATCGTGCGTCATAGCGTTTGGTTTATGAAGACGGTAGGAACGCCAGGACATGTTAATGTGCGCACGGTACGTGAAATTGCCAAGATTCGCTATCAGCGTAATTTCCATCCGTTGGGCACTGTGCAACAACTGAATGCTATCTTGGCATCAGGCTCTATTAGCCGCTTTAGTAAGCAAGTTAAAGCTCCGACTATAGTCATTCATGGTAGCGCTGATGGCTTACTGCCCGCTTCGCAAGGTCGCGTAGTGGCCAAAACCATTCCCAATGCTAAGTTTCATTTAATCGAAGGTATGGCACATGATATTCCAGCGTACTATCAGCCCTATCTCGTTGATTTGATTCGTAACCATTTACTAGGTTAA
- a CDS encoding rubredoxin — MKRYECIVCGWIYDEELGCPEEGIAPGTKWDDIPDDWTCPECGVGKLDFEMMEV, encoded by the coding sequence ATGAAACGTTATGAATGTATTGTGTGTGGCTGGATCTATGATGAGGAGCTTGGCTGCCCTGAAGAAGGTATTGCGCCTGGTACCAAATGGGACGATATTCCTGATGACTGGACATGCCCTGAATGCGGCGTTGGTAAGTTGGATTTTGAGATGATGGAAGTCTAG
- a CDS encoding adenine phosphoribosyltransferase has translation MSAIAATTPANIQSEQFNVLNTDHPFWQIIRTVPDFPKVGIDFYDITPLLRSHINEVIDALLAALPEGLMDEVDCLGAVEARGFVFASLLAGRLGKGMILLRKPGKLPPPVANKAYALEYGKDTLEMQNNLPPERVLLVDDILATGGTLTTAYELCKSAEHTVVGALVLLDLVDLHGEFPVPVYTVLRA, from the coding sequence ATGAGCGCTATCGCCGCCACTACACCAGCTAACATCCAATCTGAGCAGTTTAACGTGCTTAATACTGACCATCCATTTTGGCAAATTATACGTACTGTACCTGACTTCCCAAAAGTTGGCATTGATTTTTATGATATTACACCGTTACTGCGCAGTCATATCAATGAGGTCATTGATGCGTTGCTAGCAGCGTTGCCTGAAGGACTGATGGACGAGGTGGATTGTTTAGGTGCTGTCGAGGCACGCGGTTTTGTATTTGCAAGCTTGCTTGCTGGTCGCTTGGGTAAAGGCATGATATTGCTACGCAAGCCAGGTAAACTACCACCACCAGTTGCAAATAAAGCATATGCGCTAGAGTATGGTAAAGATACCCTAGAGATGCAAAATAACTTGCCACCTGAGCGCGTACTATTAGTTGATGATATCTTGGCAACTGGTGGTACGCTAACGACCGCTTATGAATTGTGTAAGTCAGCTGAGCATACGGTAGTAGGCGCGTTAGTATTACTCGATTTGGTTGATTTGCATGGTGAGTTTCCAGTGCCTGTTTATACAGTTTTAAGGGCTTAA
- a CDS encoding transaldolase: MSALQQLSTMTTIVADTGDLTAIARLKPIDATTNPSLITKALINPDNQAMLSETMSRHDGNVDAVIDALTIKIGCDILELIEGRVSTEVDARLSYDTQATIDKALEFIEAYQKAGVDSERVLIKMAATWQGIEAARYLETQGIHCNLTLLFGQHQAVACADAGVTLISPFVGRILDWQKRQQSRQNVPVSDDMGVQSVKLIYQYFKQHGYDTQVMGASFRSVEQIIALAGCDLLTIAPNLIDELAAMDVTVTRQLSPSMSMDLDAMKKVSLTHEEFSNAYQQDKVTQNLLPKGIDGFIGARDELAQTLTAMR; encoded by the coding sequence ATGAGCGCATTACAACAACTTAGTACCATGACCACTATTGTCGCAGATACAGGCGACCTTACCGCCATTGCGCGACTAAAACCGATCGATGCGACCACCAATCCAAGCCTCATAACTAAAGCACTTATTAATCCTGACAACCAAGCGATGCTCTCAGAGACAATGAGTCGGCATGATGGTAACGTAGATGCAGTCATTGACGCACTTACCATTAAAATTGGTTGTGATATTTTAGAATTGATTGAAGGTCGCGTATCTACAGAAGTCGATGCGCGTTTATCTTATGACACGCAAGCGACCATTGATAAAGCGCTAGAGTTTATAGAAGCTTACCAAAAAGCAGGCGTCGATTCTGAGCGTGTATTGATTAAAATGGCTGCCACATGGCAAGGGATTGAGGCAGCGCGCTACCTTGAAACGCAAGGTATTCATTGCAACCTGACTTTGTTATTTGGCCAACACCAAGCCGTCGCTTGTGCTGATGCAGGCGTGACGCTAATTTCACCTTTTGTTGGCCGCATTTTAGATTGGCAAAAACGCCAGCAAAGTCGCCAAAATGTACCTGTCTCTGATGATATGGGCGTACAGTCAGTGAAGCTCATTTATCAATATTTTAAACAGCACGGCTATGATACTCAAGTCATGGGTGCAAGCTTTCGCTCGGTTGAGCAGATAATCGCGCTAGCAGGTTGTGATTTATTAACTATTGCACCAAACCTTATTGATGAGCTCGCCGCAATGGACGTCACTGTTACTCGCCAGCTATCGCCTAGCATGTCAATGGATTTGGATGCGATGAAAAAGGTAAGCCTAACCCATGAAGAGTTTAGTAATGCTTATCAACAAGATAAAGTCACTCAGAACTTACTGCCAAAAGGCATTGATGGTTTTATCGGTGCACGTGATGAGTTAGCTCAAACCCTAACGGCAATGCGCTAA
- the pheA gene encoding prephenate dehydratase — MSEQSSDQNMDNLNPTAAGANDTSTDQEFLNHLRQSIDAVDSEIHTLINDRAKLAQQVATVKKEHVAKSGVAADRNPIFYRPEREAQVLKAVMERNTGPIADEKMARLFREIMSVCLDLEAPQRIAFLGPVGTFTHAAALKHFGKAADTVPMTTITDVFREVEAGTAMYGVVPVENSSEGVVNHTLDGFLSSTLKIIGEVELPIHQNFLVAEHTKVESLSRIYSHQQSLAQCRHWLDVNFPNVERVAVSSNGEAARRLKNEWHSAAIAGDVAAAEYDLHKLYSNIEDNPSNTTRFLIIGHEAIAPSGQDKTSIVVSAYDKAGALIEILKPLSYHGVSMTSIETRPERPNKWAYVFFIDMDGHIQDPNVSAAIADIRPLVKDVRVLGSYPKAVL, encoded by the coding sequence ATGAGTGAGCAGTCATCAGATCAAAACATGGACAATCTAAACCCAACTGCCGCAGGCGCTAACGATACCTCGACTGATCAAGAGTTTTTAAACCATCTGCGCCAAAGTATCGACGCGGTAGACTCTGAAATTCATACGCTGATTAATGATCGTGCCAAGCTGGCTCAGCAAGTGGCAACTGTTAAAAAAGAGCATGTGGCAAAGAGTGGTGTTGCCGCTGATCGCAACCCTATCTTTTATCGTCCTGAACGTGAAGCACAAGTATTAAAAGCCGTCATGGAGCGTAATACTGGCCCAATCGCTGACGAAAAGATGGCGCGTTTGTTCCGTGAAATTATGTCAGTTTGCTTAGATTTAGAAGCGCCACAGCGCATTGCTTTCTTAGGTCCAGTTGGTACTTTCACTCATGCTGCTGCTCTAAAGCACTTTGGTAAAGCTGCTGATACGGTACCAATGACGACTATTACTGATGTGTTCCGTGAAGTTGAAGCAGGTACCGCTATGTATGGCGTGGTACCCGTTGAAAACTCCTCAGAAGGTGTGGTCAACCATACCTTAGATGGTTTTTTGTCTTCAACGTTAAAGATAATTGGTGAAGTTGAGCTGCCCATTCATCAAAACTTCTTAGTCGCTGAACACACCAAAGTTGAGAGCCTAAGTCGTATTTACTCGCATCAGCAGTCGCTAGCGCAATGCCGACATTGGCTCGATGTAAATTTCCCTAATGTTGAACGCGTTGCAGTATCGAGCAATGGCGAAGCTGCTCGTCGTCTCAAAAACGAATGGCATTCAGCTGCCATCGCGGGTGATGTAGCCGCTGCCGAGTATGATTTACATAAGCTTTACTCAAATATTGAAGACAACCCTAGCAATACCACACGCTTCTTAATTATTGGTCATGAGGCAATTGCCCCATCAGGACAAGATAAAACCTCTATTGTGGTCTCAGCTTATGATAAAGCTGGTGCATTGATCGAAATACTTAAGCCGTTGTCTTATCATGGTGTATCAATGACCAGTATCGAGACCCGACCTGAACGTCCTAACAAATGGGCCTATGTCTTCTTTATTGATATGGATGGTCATATCCAAGATCCAAATGTTAGCGCTGCTATTGCTGATATCCGTCCGTTGGTGAAGGATGTGCGTGTACTAGGCTCATATCCGAAAGCAGTGCTATAG
- the hisC gene encoding histidinol-phosphate transaminase, translated as MQSTKSTVLELSPLTPAYDSILELAPYQTGKPVEELTREYGVSDVVKLASNENPIGCSPQVTLAITEQLGKLARYPDGNGHYLKQALSDFTDVNIECITLGNGSNDLLDILARSFVSADDAVVYSQYGFIIYPMVTKMQGATGIEVPAHRFGHDLDAMRQAVEDNPNTKMVFIANPNNPTGTLLQHRELHKFVASVPSSVLVVLDEAYIEYSPESNNRALLDEFDNVVIVRTFSKAYGLAGLRVGYALSSAAVANLLNRIRQPFNVSRVGLAAAVTALCDQGFIEETIKTNQEQMLWLEKQFDALGLAFIKSHANFIMIEIEDAADIYQALLEQGVIVRPLAGYGLNDWLRITVGIAEDNLRLIDTLRSILTND; from the coding sequence ATGCAGTCTACTAAATCGACAGTGTTAGAATTATCACCCTTGACTCCGGCTTATGACAGTATCTTAGAGCTGGCACCGTATCAAACTGGTAAGCCAGTTGAAGAGTTGACTCGCGAATATGGCGTTTCTGATGTGGTAAAGCTGGCTAGCAATGAAAACCCAATAGGATGCTCGCCACAAGTTACGCTAGCTATTACCGAACAGCTAGGAAAGCTGGCACGTTACCCAGACGGAAATGGTCATTATTTAAAGCAAGCGCTTTCTGACTTCACTGATGTAAATATAGAGTGTATTACTTTAGGCAACGGCTCTAATGACTTGCTTGATATTTTGGCACGCAGCTTTGTCAGTGCTGATGATGCGGTAGTGTATAGTCAGTATGGATTTATCATCTATCCGATGGTGACAAAAATGCAAGGGGCGACAGGTATAGAAGTACCTGCGCATCGCTTTGGCCATGATTTGGATGCCATGCGTCAAGCAGTAGAAGATAATCCTAATACCAAGATGGTTTTTATCGCCAATCCCAATAACCCAACAGGCACTCTGCTTCAGCATAGAGAACTGCATAAGTTTGTTGCAAGCGTCCCAAGTTCGGTGTTGGTAGTATTGGATGAGGCCTATATCGAATATAGCCCTGAAAGCAATAACCGTGCGCTGTTAGATGAGTTTGACAATGTGGTTATTGTGCGTACTTTTTCTAAAGCTTATGGGTTAGCAGGTTTGCGCGTTGGTTACGCACTCAGCTCAGCCGCCGTGGCTAATTTGCTCAATCGTATCCGTCAACCGTTTAATGTCAGCCGCGTTGGCTTAGCGGCTGCTGTAACGGCTCTTTGCGATCAAGGTTTTATTGAAGAGACGATTAAAACCAATCAAGAGCAAATGCTTTGGTTAGAAAAGCAATTTGACGCGTTGGGACTGGCATTTATTAAATCGCATGCCAACTTTATTATGATTGAGATTGAGGATGCTGCTGATATCTATCAAGCATTACTTGAGCAAGGTGTCATCGTACGCCCACTTGCTGGTTATGGTCTCAATGACTGGTTACGTATTACTGTAGGCATCGCAGAAGACAATCTACGCCTCATTGATACTTTACGCTCCATCTTAACCAATGACTAG